The following proteins come from a genomic window of Maribacter sp. HTCC2170:
- a CDS encoding DNA cytosine methyltransferase: MAKFSFIDLFSGIGGFRLGLQRNGGECIGFSEINKDAIDFYCENFGDDRSENLGNITKIENLPQHDLLTAGVPCQSWSIAGKNLGFEDDRGQLWNDTIYLLNKSRPKAFIFENVKGIQDPRNRDAFKYILNRIKEAGYFAKWFLINSHDYGLPQNRIRVYIIGFKDKRYLDSFKLPDKPLNGHKLFQHLEDLPKPQFKKKKINPTILFGKNVPFSRTKFQKKDELNDFFLFNDIRNGHSTIHSWDLKETTEREKEICYLLLTNRRKKKYGPFDGNPLSLEHFKEIDSSISKLEIDELCTKTIFKEVDYVYEINNIETNVFTGEEFLILEHSIGNRLHIKDLKNSPELKKNKIKFSRVLKKLIQKKCLSPIEIRYDFKNSKISSGIDGINRIYLPNSEVFSTLVASDTNDFIATENIFASDPEEFKSLFLNKIVKQKKFRKIKKTEALVIQGFDDEFNLPNERSRWMKLIGNSVSVPVIDYLAKSIVETGVFED; the protein is encoded by the coding sequence ATGGCTAAATTTTCTTTTATTGATTTGTTCTCTGGTATCGGGGGTTTTCGGTTAGGACTTCAAAGAAATGGCGGAGAATGTATTGGTTTTAGTGAAATCAATAAGGATGCTATTGACTTTTATTGCGAAAATTTTGGAGATGACAGGAGTGAAAATTTAGGTAACATAACTAAAATAGAAAATTTACCACAACATGATTTACTAACGGCAGGTGTGCCATGTCAAAGTTGGTCAATAGCTGGTAAAAACTTAGGTTTTGAAGACGATAGAGGTCAACTATGGAACGATACAATTTACCTGCTAAACAAATCGAGACCAAAAGCTTTTATCTTTGAAAATGTCAAGGGAATTCAAGACCCTAGAAATAGAGATGCTTTTAAATACATTTTAAATAGAATAAAAGAGGCTGGGTATTTTGCAAAATGGTTTTTGATAAATTCTCATGATTATGGTCTGCCTCAAAATAGGATTCGTGTATATATAATAGGATTTAAGGATAAAAGATATTTGGATAGCTTTAAGCTCCCTGATAAACCATTAAATGGGCATAAATTATTTCAGCATTTAGAAGATTTACCTAAGCCCCAATTCAAAAAAAAGAAAATAAATCCAACAATTTTATTTGGTAAAAATGTACCGTTTTCACGGACTAAATTTCAAAAAAAAGATGAGTTAAATGATTTCTTTTTATTTAATGATATTAGAAATGGACACTCAACTATACATTCTTGGGATTTAAAAGAAACCACAGAGAGGGAAAAAGAAATTTGTTACCTATTGCTTACCAACCGCAGGAAAAAGAAATATGGACCATTTGACGGTAATCCTCTGTCTTTGGAACACTTTAAAGAAATAGACTCGTCAATTTCAAAATTAGAAATTGATGAACTATGTACAAAAACAATATTTAAAGAAGTAGATTATGTTTATGAAATTAATAACATCGAAACAAATGTTTTTACAGGAGAAGAGTTTCTAATTCTTGAACATAGTATCGGGAATCGTTTGCATATCAAAGACCTTAAGAATAGTCCAGAACTAAAGAAAAATAAAATAAAATTCTCCAGGGTTTTGAAAAAATTAATCCAAAAAAAATGTTTGTCCCCTATAGAAATAAGATACGACTTTAAGAACTCGAAAATAAGTTCAGGAATAGATGGGATAAATAGAATTTATTTACCAAATTCTGAGGTATTTTCGACCTTAGTTGCTAGTGATACTAACGATTTTATTGCAACTGAGAATATTTTTGCATCAGACCCTGAAGAGTTTAAAAGTCTTTTCTTAAACAAGATTGTTAAGCAAAAAAAGTTTCGAAAAATAAAGAAAACGGAGGCTTTGGTAATTCAAGGATTTGATGACGAATTTAATCTTCCAAATGAAAGGTCAAGGTGGATGAAATTAATAGGTAATAGTGTTTCAGTTCCTGTAATTGACTATCTAGCAAAGTCTATTGTTGAAACTGGTGTTTTTGAAGATTAA
- a CDS encoding PmeII family type II restriction endonuclease, whose amino-acid sequence MINIGEVKEYVEKNIGSFHQKRIESLNKLELKKVLKRKNPYLFKAKNVLTSGEIVSAIVDAHISSNEETIFGDWLEGLAIFINTKVYGGWKSGIEGIDLEFDIDDKRYIVAIKSGPKWSNSTSLKKLKDYYKQASRTLRTSNSGITVVSINGCCYGRDNKPDKGEYFKFCGQRFWEFISGDENLYKEIIEPLGYKAKERNDDFMKSYSMMINKFTREFSIEFCDENGIINWEKILELNSKK is encoded by the coding sequence ATGATAAATATTGGCGAAGTAAAAGAATATGTAGAAAAGAATATTGGTTCCTTTCATCAAAAGAGAATTGAAAGCTTGAACAAGCTTGAACTAAAAAAAGTTCTCAAAAGGAAAAATCCTTATCTTTTTAAAGCCAAAAACGTATTAACGTCAGGTGAAATCGTTTCAGCAATAGTCGATGCTCATATTTCTTCAAATGAGGAGACAATATTTGGGGACTGGTTGGAAGGTCTGGCAATATTCATAAATACGAAAGTTTATGGCGGTTGGAAATCAGGAATTGAAGGAATTGATTTAGAATTTGATATTGATGATAAAAGATATATCGTAGCAATTAAATCTGGTCCAAAATGGTCTAATAGTACATCTCTTAAAAAACTCAAAGATTATTATAAGCAAGCCTCTAGAACATTAAGAACAAGTAATAGTGGTATTACTGTAGTTTCCATAAATGGTTGCTGCTATGGCCGAGACAATAAACCAGATAAAGGGGAATATTTTAAATTTTGCGGACAAAGATTTTGGGAGTTTATTTCTGGGGATGAAAATTTATATAAAGAGATTATTGAACCCTTGGGCTATAAAGCGAAAGAACGCAATGATGATTTTATGAAATCATATAGTATGATGATAAACAAATTCACAAGGGAATTTAGTATTGAGTTTTGTGACGAGAATGGAATAATAAATTGGGAGAAAATACTTGAGTTAAATTCGAAGAAATAA
- a CDS encoding DUF4062 domain-containing protein, whose protein sequence is MENSIEKLSDYYLKNGFDETKNLEGLFKFRPDFVYKKDDHYLGVYTRNSDSINSSILERIAQTYTINGIPSNHIIFFTKTPNSDALVDCGKNNIQVCYFENSKLKFIGTEELVIENEVQPDYEMPKMSIFISSKQIINERKQAIKIIERINLKYHKPIYPFAVELNKKGKVLTPKELKLEIMNGMDECDYFFGILTEDFSSATELEIQVALKMKKSANIRLYVKDDEETKETWKDLLFEIHMRYKTKGETIWYYPFLDKLDLEDEIRKDVMEIISKKHRDNNSLFL, encoded by the coding sequence ATGGAAAACTCAATTGAAAAACTCTCAGATTATTATTTGAAAAATGGTTTTGACGAAACTAAAAATTTAGAGGGCCTTTTTAAATTTCGCCCAGATTTTGTTTATAAAAAAGATGACCATTATTTAGGCGTATATACGCGTAATTCTGATAGTATAAATTCTTCAATTTTAGAAAGGATAGCCCAAACCTATACTATAAATGGCATTCCGAGTAATCATATTATTTTTTTTACTAAAACACCAAATAGTGATGCTCTGGTAGATTGCGGTAAAAACAATATTCAGGTTTGCTATTTTGAAAATAGTAAGTTGAAGTTTATAGGAACTGAAGAGCTTGTTATTGAGAATGAAGTACAACCAGATTATGAAATGCCAAAAATGAGCATATTTATTTCCTCAAAACAAATCATAAATGAACGTAAACAGGCAATTAAAATAATCGAAAGGATAAATTTAAAATATCATAAACCAATTTATCCATTTGCTGTAGAATTAAATAAAAAAGGTAAAGTTTTAACGCCCAAAGAGCTAAAGTTGGAAATAATGAACGGTATGGATGAGTGCGACTATTTTTTTGGGATTCTTACCGAAGATTTTAGTAGCGCAACTGAATTAGAAATTCAAGTGGCATTAAAAATGAAAAAATCAGCAAACATAAGATTATATGTTAAGGATGACGAAGAAACTAAAGAGACTTGGAAGGATTTATTATTCGAGATTCATATGAGATATAAAACTAAAGGTGAAACTATTTGGTACTATCCTTTTCTAGATAAATTAGATTTAGAAGATGAAATAAGAAAGGATGTAATGGAAATAATAAGCAAAAAGCACAGAGATAATAATTCATTATTCTTATGA
- a CDS encoding ParB/RepB/Spo0J family partition protein, translating into MTEDETKLNYQDEIQYLPISKIEANKHNPRQRFSEEEEDELIASILEKGILNPLIVFKKSGSDEYVILDGERRFRASNKLNLKELPARILLDEPDKLESLSLMFHIHHVQKDWTQFSISITLIDIIKEMGMNPKRLSKNDRAQLIKKTSLSNYKINRYLIFQDYPQEVIDRFLRSEIEEEQEPGADPDILLEMYRPIRQITKLMPELLKKYPVEKIIDSCIKKKANDVIINNKEFRFLNKSLTAADKGMVNKERLKEEIIKFIKNVNTTPESIYLKTAETYFQVQSLAKMTETLTEEINNLNLANISSLERTKITNRLDKLQVLIKSRFDI; encoded by the coding sequence ATGACCGAGGACGAAACCAAGCTCAACTATCAAGATGAAATTCAATATTTACCTATTTCCAAAATAGAAGCCAATAAACATAATCCGAGACAAAGATTTTCTGAAGAAGAAGAGGATGAACTTATAGCCTCAATACTTGAAAAAGGTATCCTTAATCCACTAATTGTTTTTAAAAAGAGTGGTTCTGACGAATATGTAATTCTTGATGGAGAAAGAAGGTTTAGAGCCAGTAATAAGTTAAATTTAAAAGAGCTACCTGCCAGAATACTTTTAGATGAGCCTGATAAACTGGAAAGTTTATCACTCATGTTTCATATACATCATGTTCAAAAGGATTGGACTCAATTTTCTATATCAATTACGTTAATTGATATAATTAAAGAAATGGGTATGAACCCTAAAAGGTTAAGTAAGAATGATAGAGCACAATTAATCAAGAAAACTTCACTTTCAAATTATAAAATTAATCGATATCTAATCTTTCAAGATTACCCACAAGAAGTAATAGACCGATTTTTAAGATCAGAGATTGAAGAAGAACAGGAACCAGGAGCAGACCCTGATATTCTATTAGAGATGTACCGCCCTATCCGGCAGATTACTAAACTCATGCCGGAACTTCTAAAAAAGTACCCCGTTGAAAAAATTATTGATTCTTGTATCAAAAAGAAAGCGAATGATGTTATAATAAATAATAAAGAATTTAGATTTTTGAACAAGAGTTTAACTGCGGCTGACAAAGGAATGGTTAATAAAGAGAGGCTAAAGGAAGAAATCATTAAGTTTATTAAGAATGTAAATACCACACCAGAATCGATATATCTTAAAACCGCAGAAACCTACTTTCAAGTCCAGTCTTTAGCAAAGATGACAGAAACCTTAACTGAAGAAATTAATAATCTGAACTTAGCTAATATTTCAAGCCTAGAAAGAACAAAAATCACAAATCGATTAGACAAATTGCAAGTTTTAATAAAGTCTCGATTTGATATATGA
- the gdhA gene encoding NADP-specific glutamate dehydrogenase has protein sequence MEAKIKAFMDEVRTRNGHEPEFIQAVQEVAETVIPYIIDNDIYYGKNILLRMVEPERLLSFRVAWVDDKGEIHVNRGYRIQMNSAIGPYKGGLRFHPSVNASILKFLAFEQVFKNSLTTLPMGGGKGGSDFDPKGKSDDEVMRFCHAFMLELNRHIGPNTDVPAGDIGVGAREIGFLFGMYKRIRNEFTGVLTGKGLSWGGSKIRPEATGYGTVYFAQSMLKTKNEDVSGKTVVISGSGNVAQFAAEKVIQLGGKVVTLSDSSGYIHDKDGIDNEKLTFIMNLKNNKRGRVSEYADKYASATFHKGEKPWGVACDIALPCATQNELNVEHAKELIKNGCMCVAEGANMPSTADAIHAFHDAKILFAPGKASNAGGVATSGLEMSQNSLRISWTREEVDERLKSIMSDIHDSCIEFGMEDGGYCNYVKGANIAGFVKVADAMLAQGVI, from the coding sequence ATGGAGGCAAAAATCAAAGCATTCATGGATGAGGTAAGAACCCGAAACGGTCATGAGCCTGAGTTTATCCAAGCAGTACAGGAAGTAGCAGAAACAGTGATTCCGTACATCATTGATAATGATATTTACTACGGTAAAAACATTCTTTTGAGAATGGTAGAACCAGAACGTTTACTTTCGTTTAGAGTTGCCTGGGTCGATGACAAAGGTGAGATTCATGTAAACAGAGGATATAGGATCCAGATGAACTCTGCTATTGGGCCGTATAAAGGTGGGTTACGTTTTCACCCTTCGGTAAATGCGAGTATCCTAAAATTCTTGGCTTTTGAGCAAGTATTTAAAAACAGCCTTACTACACTCCCAATGGGTGGTGGTAAAGGTGGTTCCGATTTTGACCCTAAAGGAAAATCAGATGATGAGGTTATGCGTTTTTGCCATGCCTTTATGTTGGAATTGAACAGACATATTGGCCCAAATACAGATGTACCTGCTGGTGATATAGGAGTTGGTGCCAGAGAGATCGGTTTCCTTTTTGGAATGTACAAGAGAATAAGAAATGAATTTACCGGTGTTTTGACCGGGAAAGGATTGTCATGGGGTGGTTCTAAAATTCGCCCAGAAGCTACTGGCTACGGTACGGTTTATTTTGCACAGAGCATGCTTAAAACCAAAAATGAGGATGTAAGTGGTAAAACAGTGGTGATATCAGGTTCTGGTAATGTAGCGCAGTTTGCTGCTGAAAAAGTGATCCAATTAGGTGGTAAAGTGGTAACCCTATCAGATTCCAGTGGGTACATTCACGATAAAGATGGTATTGACAATGAGAAGTTGACCTTTATTATGAATCTGAAGAACAACAAACGTGGGCGTGTTTCTGAGTACGCCGATAAATATGCTTCAGCTACTTTCCATAAAGGTGAGAAGCCTTGGGGTGTTGCTTGTGATATCGCATTACCATGTGCAACCCAAAATGAGTTGAATGTAGAACACGCCAAAGAACTGATCAAGAATGGTTGTATGTGTGTGGCCGAAGGTGCTAATATGCCGTCAACGGCAGATGCCATACATGCGTTCCATGATGCGAAAATATTGTTCGCCCCTGGTAAGGCTTCAAATGCCGGTGGGGTTGCAACTTCAGGTCTTGAAATGTCACAGAATTCATTGCGAATCAGCTGGACAAGGGAAGAAGTTGACGAACGATTAAAAAGTATTATGTCAGATATTCACGATTCATGTATCGAATTTGGAATGGAAGACGGCGGATACTGTAACTACGTAAAAGGTGCTAATATTGCCGGTTTTGTGAAGGTGGCAGATGCCATGCTTGCGCAAGGGGTGATTTAG
- the recO gene encoding DNA repair protein RecO gives MQVTTKAIVLSSLKYGDTSLIVKAFTLSDGLKSYLLKGVLASRKGKLKTAYFQPLTQLEIVANHKNKGTLESIREARVTHQYQTLHSDISKNAITLFLSEMLANSIQEEERNEGLFYYMESALQWLDANTEANNFHIYFLIDLTKYLGFYPDTTSTEGLYFDLLEAEFTNNLTLSPNIKGENLNYFKRFLGINFDTLNKIKMKKANRQELLQSLVLYFELHLQGFRKPRSLAILNEVFS, from the coding sequence ATGCAAGTAACAACCAAGGCCATTGTTTTATCATCACTCAAATATGGTGATACCAGCTTGATCGTGAAAGCATTTACTTTGTCAGACGGCTTAAAATCATATTTATTGAAAGGTGTTCTTGCCTCTAGGAAAGGCAAATTGAAAACAGCTTACTTTCAGCCGTTGACCCAATTGGAGATTGTTGCAAACCATAAGAACAAAGGTACATTGGAGTCTATTCGCGAGGCTAGGGTCACCCATCAATACCAAACATTGCATTCAGATATTTCAAAAAATGCCATCACGCTTTTTTTATCTGAAATGTTGGCGAACAGTATACAGGAAGAAGAGCGCAACGAAGGCCTTTTTTATTATATGGAGAGCGCCTTACAGTGGTTGGATGCCAACACTGAGGCGAACAATTTTCACATCTATTTTTTAATTGATCTGACCAAGTATTTAGGGTTCTACCCGGATACCACAAGTACCGAGGGTTTATATTTTGATTTGTTAGAGGCCGAATTCACCAATAACCTCACTTTGAGCCCTAATATTAAAGGGGAGAATTTAAATTACTTCAAACGGTTCTTGGGCATAAATTTTGATACATTAAATAAGATCAAGATGAAGAAGGCCAATAGACAGGAGTTATTACAATCGTTGGTTCTTTATTTTGAATTACATTTGCAGGGTTTTAGAAAACCCAGATCGCTTGCTATTTTAAATGAAGTTTTCAGCTAG